One Rossellomorea aquimaris DNA window includes the following coding sequences:
- the pckA gene encoding phosphoenolpyruvate carboxykinase (ATP) gives MNSVSMSNELTELLNGQNIQEQLSVSQLVEKVLQRNEGVLTSSGAVRAETGKYTGRSPKDKFIVEEPSTKDKIEWGSVNQPISSESFDKLYTKVLDYLKEKEEVFSFKGFAGADPKHRLPIQVINEFAWHNLFAHQLFIRPTKEELKGHQSEFTVVSAPNFKADPAEDGTHSETFIIVSFERRIVLIGGTEYAGEMKKSIFSVMNYVLPESDILSMHCSSNVGREGDVALFFGLSGTGKTTLSADPNRRLIGDDEHGWSPNGVFNIEGGCYAKCIGLTRDKEPQIFDAIRFGSVLENVVLDDNSRIADYEDNTLTENTRAAYPLQAMENIVEPSVAGHPNTIVFLTADAFGVLPPISKLTKEQAMYHFLSGYTSKLAGTERGITSPQATFSTCFGSPFLPLPATRYAEMLGKKIDEHNAQVFLVNTGWTGGEYGVGNRMKLSYTRAMIQAALEGELTHVETETDDIFGLNIPVHVPGVPDEVLQPKRTWSNEAAYEVKAKELAHKFNENFKKFSNVPSEIELKGGPAVK, from the coding sequence ATGAATTCAGTGAGCATGTCTAATGAATTAACAGAATTACTTAACGGTCAAAACATTCAGGAACAATTATCTGTTTCCCAACTAGTTGAAAAAGTCCTTCAACGAAATGAAGGCGTTTTAACATCATCAGGTGCAGTCAGAGCAGAAACTGGTAAATACACAGGACGCTCTCCTAAGGATAAATTCATTGTAGAAGAACCATCCACGAAGGATAAGATTGAGTGGGGTTCTGTCAATCAACCAATCTCTTCAGAATCATTCGATAAACTATATACAAAAGTATTAGATTACTTAAAAGAAAAAGAAGAAGTATTTTCATTCAAAGGGTTCGCAGGTGCTGACCCAAAACATAGACTACCGATTCAAGTGATCAACGAATTCGCTTGGCATAATCTTTTCGCTCATCAATTATTCATTCGCCCTACAAAAGAAGAGCTAAAAGGTCATCAATCAGAATTCACCGTCGTTTCTGCCCCGAACTTCAAGGCAGATCCTGCAGAAGATGGAACTCACTCTGAAACATTTATCATTGTATCATTTGAAAGAAGAATTGTCCTAATTGGCGGAACTGAGTATGCAGGTGAAATGAAGAAATCGATCTTCTCTGTCATGAACTACGTGCTTCCAGAATCAGATATCCTTTCCATGCACTGTTCTTCAAATGTCGGACGTGAAGGAGATGTGGCATTGTTCTTCGGTTTATCCGGTACAGGAAAAACGACATTGTCCGCAGATCCAAACCGTCGTTTAATCGGCGATGACGAGCACGGATGGTCTCCGAACGGTGTATTTAATATTGAAGGCGGCTGCTACGCTAAGTGTATTGGTCTCACACGTGATAAGGAGCCACAAATCTTTGATGCGATCCGTTTCGGTTCTGTCCTTGAAAATGTGGTTCTCGATGACAATTCCCGCATCGCTGATTATGAGGACAACACATTAACAGAAAATACTCGTGCTGCGTACCCTCTTCAAGCGATGGAAAACATCGTTGAACCAAGTGTTGCAGGACATCCAAACACCATTGTATTCTTAACCGCAGATGCATTCGGGGTATTGCCTCCAATCAGCAAACTGACGAAAGAACAAGCGATGTACCACTTCTTGAGCGGATATACATCGAAGCTTGCAGGTACTGAGCGCGGAATCACTTCACCACAGGCCACATTCTCGACATGCTTTGGCTCACCATTCCTGCCACTTCCTGCAACTCGTTATGCTGAGATGCTTGGGAAGAAAATCGACGAGCACAATGCACAAGTATTCTTAGTGAACACTGGTTGGACCGGTGGAGAATACGGTGTAGGTAACCGAATGAAGTTATCGTACACCCGTGCTATGATTCAAGCAGCTCTTGAAGGGGAACTGACTCACGTTGAAACAGAAACAGACGACATCTTTGGTCTGAACATCCCTGTTCACGTTCCTGGTGTTCCTGACGAAGTGCTTCAACCAAAGAGAACCTGGTCCAATGAAGCAGCCTATGAAGTGAAGGCAAAAGAACTTGCCCACAAATTCAACGAAAACTTCAAGAAATTCTCAAACGTACCATCTGAAATCGAACTTAAAGGCGGCCCAGCCGTAAAATAG
- the metE gene encoding 5-methyltetrahydropteroyltriglutamate--homocysteine S-methyltransferase, giving the protein MSNVISSNVGYPRIGEKREWKKTLEQFWSGKIEKDSFLEQMEEIRVNHLKKQLDQGIDLVPVGDFSLYDHVLDTAVMFGLVPERFHYSGGKVSLETYFEMARGAKDAVALEMTKWFNTNYHYLVPELDGIIPQLVENRPLHLFREAKEKLGIEGKPVILGPFTFVKLSKGYENDDYKTLVDQFVPLYAEILRELQEEGVEWVQMDEPILCTSIGDEEMDQLKEVYQTLKESCPGLKIILQTYYDSLERYQRVLALPVDGIGIDFVHDRGENLAALKRFGFPKDKFLAAGILDGRNIWRSNLADTHSLLSSIAGDVPGDRLIIQPSCSLLHVPVTVQSEETIGTPLIDALSFADEKLHEISILTKGIREGAETIEDDISESETAIRNLKKSTLRNNRKVQEEVEELHPNNVGRKDPFHIRKQEQARYFSLPFLPTTTIGSFPQTQEVRRQRLGWRKGDLSDGEYQQYIQAEIKRWIEIQEQIGLDVFVHGEFERTDMVEFFGEKLEGFQFTKYGWVQSYGSRCVKPPLIYGDVKFKEPMTVRETVYAQSLTDKPVKGMLTGPITILNWSFVRNDISRYEVANQIALSLQKEINELEANGIRMIQVDEPALREGLPLKRENWDEYLQAAVYAFKLATSTVQNQTQVHTHMCYSDFEDIIDAINDLDADVISIETSRSHGELIHVFEDNTYDKGIGLGVYDIHSPRVPKREELIRNIHRAIEVLDPDLFWVNPDCGLKTRGIDETVSALKTMVEAAEQVREEMLMKKEG; this is encoded by the coding sequence ATGAGTAATGTGATTAGTTCCAATGTAGGATATCCAAGGATCGGTGAAAAGCGTGAATGGAAAAAGACGCTGGAACAATTTTGGTCAGGGAAGATTGAAAAGGATTCCTTCTTAGAACAAATGGAGGAAATACGAGTCAACCATTTGAAGAAGCAATTAGATCAGGGGATTGACTTAGTTCCGGTTGGAGATTTCAGTTTATATGATCATGTGCTCGATACAGCCGTCATGTTCGGCTTGGTTCCGGAGAGGTTTCATTATAGTGGTGGTAAGGTCTCTCTTGAAACGTATTTTGAAATGGCCAGAGGCGCGAAAGACGCGGTGGCATTAGAGATGACAAAATGGTTTAACACCAACTATCACTATCTCGTGCCTGAACTTGATGGGATCATCCCTCAGTTAGTGGAAAATCGTCCCCTGCATTTATTTAGAGAGGCAAAAGAAAAATTGGGTATAGAAGGAAAACCGGTTATCTTAGGTCCATTCACTTTTGTGAAATTGTCTAAAGGGTATGAAAACGATGATTATAAAACCCTTGTTGATCAATTTGTCCCTCTTTATGCTGAAATACTGCGTGAATTACAGGAAGAAGGTGTAGAGTGGGTGCAAATGGATGAACCGATCTTATGCACATCCATCGGGGATGAAGAGATGGATCAATTAAAAGAAGTCTATCAAACGCTTAAAGAATCCTGCCCCGGGTTAAAAATCATCCTTCAAACCTATTATGATAGTTTGGAAAGGTACCAGCGGGTGTTAGCACTGCCGGTAGATGGCATAGGGATAGATTTTGTGCATGATCGTGGTGAAAATTTGGCGGCGCTGAAAAGATTCGGTTTTCCTAAGGATAAATTCCTGGCTGCCGGCATTCTTGATGGGAGGAATATTTGGAGAAGTAATCTGGCTGATACCCATTCGCTTCTATCGTCCATTGCAGGGGATGTTCCAGGTGATCGCTTGATCATACAACCATCATGCAGTTTACTGCATGTACCTGTAACCGTGCAGAGTGAAGAAACAATTGGTACACCTCTCATTGACGCTCTATCATTTGCTGATGAGAAATTACATGAAATCTCTATCTTAACAAAGGGGATTCGTGAGGGAGCCGAGACAATAGAAGATGATATCTCTGAAAGTGAAACGGCGATAAGGAATTTAAAAAAATCAACGCTGCGTAATAATAGGAAGGTGCAGGAAGAGGTTGAAGAATTGCATCCCAATAATGTCGGGAGAAAAGATCCTTTCCATATTCGTAAACAGGAACAGGCCAGGTACTTTTCATTACCTTTTCTCCCTACCACTACAATCGGCAGTTTTCCTCAAACCCAGGAAGTGAGAAGGCAAAGGTTGGGATGGAGGAAGGGAGATCTTTCTGATGGGGAGTATCAGCAATATATACAGGCAGAGATCAAACGTTGGATTGAAATTCAGGAACAAATCGGCCTTGATGTGTTTGTACATGGTGAATTCGAGCGGACGGATATGGTTGAATTCTTTGGTGAAAAATTAGAAGGTTTTCAATTTACGAAGTATGGATGGGTACAATCATACGGTTCCAGATGTGTGAAGCCACCACTCATATATGGTGATGTGAAATTTAAAGAACCTATGACCGTTAGAGAAACGGTATACGCTCAATCCTTAACGGATAAACCGGTTAAGGGGATGTTAACGGGCCCGATCACGATTCTAAACTGGTCATTTGTTCGGAATGATATATCACGTTATGAAGTAGCTAATCAAATCGCCCTGTCTCTCCAAAAAGAGATAAACGAATTAGAAGCCAATGGGATTCGAATGATACAAGTTGATGAACCGGCACTTAGGGAAGGGCTGCCTTTAAAGCGTGAAAATTGGGATGAATATCTACAGGCTGCCGTTTACGCCTTCAAATTGGCCACTTCAACTGTACAGAACCAAACCCAGGTCCATACACATATGTGCTATTCGGATTTTGAAGATATTATAGATGCCATCAATGATCTGGATGCTGATGTCATCTCGATTGAAACCTCAAGAAGTCATGGGGAATTAATCCATGTTTTTGAAGACAATACGTATGACAAAGGGATTGGTCTGGGGGTATATGATATTCACAGTCCCCGGGTGCCGAAGCGTGAAGAATTAATCCGTAATATACACCGGGCTATTGAAGTGCTGGATCCCGATTTATTCTGGGTCAACCCGGATTGTGGTTTGAAAACACGTGGGATCGATGAGACGGTATCAGCTCTTAAAACCATGGTGGAAGCGGCGGAACAAGTGCGTGAAGAGATGCTCATGAAAAAGGAAGGATAA
- a CDS encoding biotin transporter BioY: MNGEKLRVIIHCAIFAAITGIFAQIEIPLPLVPISGQTLAVGITATILGSRYGAFAMVCYAALGAVGVPVFAGFSGGAQVLVGPTGGYIFGFIVAAFFTGFILEKTKFTIPMAMIANTVGMIITLILGTIQLKFVADLSWNQAMAAGVYPFIVVGLIKAFLASWIGITVRQRLVQARLIGNRKVAA; the protein is encoded by the coding sequence GTGAACGGAGAAAAACTAAGGGTGATTATTCACTGTGCCATCTTTGCTGCGATTACAGGGATTTTCGCTCAAATCGAGATTCCACTGCCACTCGTACCAATCAGCGGACAAACATTAGCAGTAGGAATTACAGCGACGATTCTTGGTAGCCGATATGGAGCGTTCGCCATGGTATGCTATGCAGCCCTTGGAGCAGTCGGTGTTCCTGTATTTGCAGGGTTCAGTGGAGGGGCACAGGTACTGGTCGGTCCTACGGGAGGCTATATCTTCGGCTTTATCGTAGCGGCTTTCTTTACTGGCTTCATTCTTGAAAAAACCAAATTCACCATACCGATGGCGATGATTGCCAATACAGTAGGAATGATCATTACGTTGATCCTGGGTACCATTCAACTGAAATTCGTAGCCGATCTTAGCTGGAATCAGGCAATGGCTGCAGGCGTTTATCCATTTATCGTAGTTGGACTTATTAAAGCATTCCTGGCCAGCTGGATAGGAATCACTGTAAGACAACGCCTGGTTCAGGCGAGGTTGATCGGGAATCGGAAAGTAGCAGCATAA
- the metK gene encoding methionine adenosyltransferase: MSTKRRLFTSESVTEGHPDKICDQISDSILDAILTNDPNARVACETSVTTGLVLVAGEITTSTYVDIPKIVRETIREIGYTRAKYGFDAETCAVLTSIDEQSADIAQGVDQALEAREGNMTDEEIDAIGAGDQGLMFGFACNETKELMPLPISLAHKISRRLTEVRKEEILPYLRPDGKTQVTVEYDENDKPVRIDTIVISTQHHPEVTLEQIQRNLKEYVIDPVVPKELIDEQTKYFINPTGRFVIGGPQGDAGLTGRKIIVDTYGGYARHGGGAFSGKDATKVDRSAAYAARYVAKNIVAAGLAEKCEVQLAYAIGVAQPVSISVDTFGTGKVSEDVLIDVVRNNFDLRPAGIIKMLDLRRPIYKQTAAYGHFGRNDIDLPWERTNKAEALKAEALSE, encoded by the coding sequence ATGTCAACTAAACGTCGTCTGTTTACATCTGAGTCCGTAACCGAAGGACATCCAGATAAAATTTGTGACCAAATCTCTGATTCAATTCTTGATGCAATTCTTACAAATGATCCGAATGCTCGTGTAGCATGTGAAACGTCTGTTACGACGGGTCTTGTTCTTGTTGCAGGTGAAATTACAACGAGTACTTATGTCGATATTCCAAAAATCGTTCGTGAAACGATCCGTGAAATTGGCTACACTCGTGCGAAATATGGCTTTGATGCTGAAACATGTGCCGTATTAACATCCATCGATGAGCAATCTGCTGATATCGCTCAAGGTGTGGATCAGGCACTTGAAGCCCGTGAAGGTAATATGACGGATGAAGAAATCGATGCAATCGGCGCAGGTGACCAGGGGTTAATGTTTGGATTCGCTTGTAATGAAACGAAAGAGCTTATGCCTCTTCCGATTTCCCTTGCTCACAAAATTTCCCGTCGCCTGACTGAAGTTCGTAAAGAAGAAATCCTTCCTTACTTACGTCCGGATGGAAAAACTCAAGTAACCGTTGAATATGATGAAAACGACAAGCCGGTTCGTATTGACACGATCGTTATCTCAACTCAGCATCACCCTGAAGTGACGCTTGAGCAAATCCAACGTAACTTAAAAGAATATGTCATCGATCCAGTTGTACCGAAAGAACTGATCGATGAGCAAACAAAATACTTCATCAATCCGACTGGTCGTTTCGTTATCGGTGGACCACAAGGTGATGCAGGGTTAACAGGCCGTAAAATCATCGTTGACACATACGGCGGATACGCTCGTCACGGCGGCGGTGCATTCTCTGGTAAGGATGCAACGAAGGTGGACCGTTCTGCAGCATATGCAGCACGTTATGTAGCGAAGAACATTGTTGCAGCAGGACTTGCTGAAAAGTGTGAAGTTCAATTAGCGTATGCTATCGGTGTTGCTCAACCGGTATCCATCTCAGTTGATACATTTGGAACAGGTAAAGTATCAGAAGACGTACTAATTGACGTTGTTCGCAATAACTTTGATCTGCGTCCTGCAGGAATCATCAAAATGTTGGACCTTCGTCGTCCGATCTACAAGCAGACAGCTGCTTATGGACACTTCGGCCGTAACGATATTGATCTTCCTTGGGAGCGTACAAACAAAGCAGAAGCATTAAAAGCGGAAGCGTTAAGCGAATAA
- the thiC gene encoding phosphomethylpyrimidine synthase ThiC: MAIELKTQFKNSKKVYVGGSRPDIHVPMREIELSRTNVNLGVEENEPVRVYDTSGPYTDERYQVDITKGLPSVRTEWILERQDVAAYPGREIEPEDNGYKGDDPRANVESFPAIKRNPMRAKVGRNVTQMHYAKKGIITPEMEFIAIRENVDPSFVREEVANGRAIIPANINHPECEPMIIGRHFHVKINANIGNSAVSSSVEEEVEKMTWATRWGADTIMDLSTGKNIHTTREWVIRNAPVPVGTVPIYQALEKVNGIAENLTWDVYKDTLIEQAEQGVDYFTIHAGVLLRYIHLTADRTTGIVSRGGSIMAQWCLSHHKENFLYSHFEDICKILKAYDISVSLGDGLRPGSIADANDEAQFAELETLGELTKIAWKHDVQVMIEGPGHVPMHMIKENVDKQMEICHEAPFYTLGPLTTDIAPGYDHITSAIGAAMIGWFGTAMLCYVTPKEHLGLPNKDDVREGVIAYKIAAHAADLAKGHPGAQVRDNAVSKARFEFRWNDQFNLSLDPERAREYHDETLPAEGAKTAHFCSMCGPKFCSMRISHDIREMKENSIDDAHKEIEKGLKEKSKEFVENGSNIYR; encoded by the coding sequence GTGGCAATCGAGTTAAAGACGCAATTTAAAAACAGTAAAAAAGTATATGTCGGAGGATCAAGGCCAGACATACATGTACCGATGAGAGAAATAGAACTGAGTAGGACGAATGTTAACTTGGGCGTGGAAGAGAATGAACCGGTTCGTGTATACGATACAAGCGGACCTTATACAGATGAGCGTTACCAAGTCGATATTACTAAAGGGTTACCTTCTGTTCGCACAGAGTGGATCTTGGAACGTCAGGATGTCGCGGCTTACCCGGGACGTGAAATCGAGCCGGAAGATAACGGCTATAAAGGAGACGATCCTCGTGCAAACGTAGAGTCGTTCCCTGCTATCAAACGTAACCCAATGCGGGCAAAAGTGGGTCGTAATGTGACTCAAATGCATTATGCGAAAAAAGGAATCATCACACCGGAAATGGAGTTCATCGCTATCCGGGAAAATGTTGATCCTTCATTTGTAAGAGAAGAGGTAGCAAATGGCAGGGCCATCATTCCTGCCAATATCAATCATCCTGAATGTGAACCGATGATCATCGGTCGTCACTTTCATGTGAAAATAAACGCGAATATCGGGAACTCTGCCGTATCATCTTCCGTTGAAGAAGAAGTGGAGAAAATGACGTGGGCAACTCGTTGGGGTGCCGATACCATAATGGACTTATCAACAGGTAAAAACATTCATACAACAAGGGAGTGGGTCATTCGAAACGCCCCTGTCCCTGTTGGTACGGTACCGATCTATCAAGCACTTGAAAAAGTAAACGGGATTGCTGAGAATCTTACATGGGATGTGTACAAGGATACATTGATCGAACAGGCGGAGCAGGGTGTTGACTATTTCACCATTCATGCAGGTGTATTATTGAGGTATATTCATCTGACGGCTGATCGTACAACAGGCATTGTTTCCCGTGGAGGTTCAATCATGGCACAATGGTGTCTTTCCCATCATAAAGAGAACTTTCTTTATTCACATTTTGAAGATATATGTAAGATTTTAAAAGCCTATGATATCTCCGTTTCCTTAGGAGATGGTTTAAGGCCCGGATCAATTGCTGATGCCAATGATGAAGCACAGTTTGCCGAGCTTGAAACTTTAGGCGAGCTAACCAAAATTGCTTGGAAGCATGATGTACAGGTGATGATTGAAGGCCCTGGTCATGTACCGATGCATATGATTAAAGAGAATGTGGATAAGCAAATGGAAATCTGTCATGAAGCTCCTTTTTATACCCTGGGCCCATTAACAACGGATATTGCACCGGGGTATGATCACATTACTTCCGCCATTGGGGCTGCCATGATCGGTTGGTTTGGAACAGCCATGTTGTGCTATGTAACACCGAAAGAGCATCTGGGATTACCGAATAAAGATGATGTGAGAGAGGGTGTCATTGCATATAAAATCGCTGCACACGCAGCAGATTTAGCGAAAGGGCACCCAGGGGCACAAGTAAGAGATAATGCCGTTTCTAAGGCTCGATTTGAATTTAGATGGAATGACCAATTCAATTTATCCCTGGACCCGGAACGTGCAAGGGAATATCATGACGAAACACTTCCTGCAGAAGGGGCAAAAACTGCCCATTTTTGTTCAATGTGTGGACCGAAATTTTGTTCAATGAGAATATCACATGATATAAGGGAAATGAAGGAAAATAGCATTGATGACGCTCATAAGGAAATAGAAAAAGGATTGAAAGAAAAATCGAAGGAGTTTGTGGAAAATGGATCAAACATCTATCGATGA
- a CDS encoding ABC transporter substrate-binding protein, producing MKKSWLNSLLLSIILVVFAGCSNGEEVTSTKEVKPENESYSVTDDRGEEISFEKVPETVISLQPSNTEILFAIGAGDKVIGATEFDNYPEEAKEIKRVSDSMTVNAEEVIALKPEVVIAYTTGDDAGVKQLEEAGLNVFVIQSAQTFEDVYGDIEQIATVMGVEKKGNELVNGIKQQISDVKEKVSTLKEKEQVYFEISPSPDIYTAGAETFQQEILETAGVENIFVDQKGWVKVGEEEIIKRNPNMILTTVGYVDEPTAEIKSRESWKDVNAVKNGQVYFLDSDIMSRPGPRIGEAVELTAKTVYPELFSE from the coding sequence ATGAAAAAGTCATGGTTAAATAGTTTACTGCTATCGATCATCCTGGTTGTTTTCGCAGGGTGCAGCAATGGGGAAGAAGTAACATCCACAAAGGAAGTCAAGCCTGAAAACGAGTCTTATTCTGTGACCGATGACAGGGGAGAAGAAATTAGCTTTGAGAAAGTGCCGGAAACAGTTATTTCCTTACAGCCGAGTAACACAGAGATTCTCTTTGCCATAGGAGCCGGAGATAAAGTAATCGGGGCAACTGAATTCGACAACTATCCTGAAGAAGCGAAGGAGATTAAAAGAGTGTCGGATTCCATGACGGTCAATGCTGAAGAGGTCATTGCACTAAAGCCAGAAGTTGTCATTGCTTATACCACTGGAGACGATGCCGGAGTGAAGCAGCTTGAAGAGGCGGGATTAAACGTATTCGTCATTCAATCTGCCCAAACCTTTGAAGATGTTTATGGGGATATTGAACAGATTGCAACGGTAATGGGCGTAGAGAAGAAGGGGAACGAATTGGTAAACGGCATCAAGCAACAGATTTCAGATGTGAAAGAAAAAGTAAGCACGCTAAAGGAAAAAGAACAAGTATATTTTGAAATCAGTCCATCTCCTGATATCTATACAGCTGGAGCAGAAACATTTCAGCAGGAAATACTGGAAACGGCCGGGGTCGAGAATATCTTTGTAGATCAAAAAGGCTGGGTGAAAGTAGGAGAAGAAGAAATCATTAAACGTAATCCTAATATGATTTTGACGACAGTGGGGTATGTCGACGAGCCGACAGCTGAAATCAAGTCACGGGAAAGCTGGAAAGATGTAAATGCAGTGAAAAATGGCCAGGTCTATTTCTTGGATTCAGACATTATGTCAAGACCGGGCCCCCGTATTGGAGAAGCCGTTGAGCTTACAGCCAAAACGGTGTATCCGGAATTGTTTTCTGAATAA
- a CDS encoding GNAT family N-acetyltransferase — MIRQLTEQDHDICQQLIHQQPAENLFIIGDIEAFGYEQDFQKIWGDFDAEGNLRGILLKYRENFIPFSMGEFDAEGFAAIINGTEDYSIVSGLKRIVTQVEPFLSREIKSIRHMHYAKCDNTESMNRQDLPHVKQATLTDIPKLVDLLNSIPEFSGGDFSIEKRKHSIEAGVSRSYYVEEDGRFVSSSSTTAENSMSAMIVAVCTHPEYKKKGYATECMTKLCRDVLEEGKELCLFYDNPEAGKIYKRIGFKDIGYWSMYKF; from the coding sequence ATGATCAGACAGCTTACGGAACAAGATCATGATATTTGCCAGCAACTCATTCATCAGCAGCCGGCTGAAAATTTGTTTATTATCGGGGACATTGAAGCCTTTGGGTATGAACAGGACTTCCAGAAAATCTGGGGCGACTTTGATGCGGAAGGGAATTTGAGGGGAATCCTCCTTAAGTACAGAGAAAACTTCATCCCTTTTTCCATGGGGGAATTTGATGCGGAAGGGTTTGCCGCAATCATCAATGGGACCGAAGACTACAGTATCGTTTCTGGATTAAAAAGGATCGTGACGCAGGTTGAACCCTTTTTATCCAGAGAAATTAAATCAATAAGACATATGCACTATGCGAAATGTGACAATACGGAATCAATGAATCGACAAGACCTGCCTCATGTAAAACAGGCTACTCTAACTGATATACCTAAACTTGTGGACCTGTTAAACAGCATTCCTGAATTTAGTGGCGGCGATTTTTCTATAGAAAAAAGAAAACATAGTATAGAAGCCGGGGTGTCGAGAAGCTATTACGTAGAAGAAGACGGAAGATTTGTTTCTTCTTCTTCCACAACAGCCGAAAACAGTATGTCTGCGATGATTGTCGCTGTCTGCACACACCCTGAGTATAAGAAAAAAGGATATGCGACCGAGTGCATGACGAAGCTTTGTCGTGATGTACTAGAAGAAGGAAAAGAACTGTGCCTATTCTATGATAACCCTGAAGCAGGAAAAATTTATAAGCGAATCGGATTCAAGGACATAGGCTACTGGTCTATGTATAAATTTTAA
- a CDS encoding lmo0937 family membrane protein, whose amino-acid sequence MLWTIIGILLVLWLLGLIFKIGGAIIHVLLVIAIVVFLFNRITGRKKGL is encoded by the coding sequence ATGCTTTGGACCATTATTGGAATTCTTTTAGTCCTTTGGTTACTTGGATTGATTTTTAAAATCGGAGGGGCCATCATCCATGTTTTACTCGTTATTGCCATTGTTGTATTCTTATTTAACAGAATAACCGGGCGAAAGAAAGGGCTGTAA
- a CDS encoding copper homeostasis protein CutC gives MSKLEVIVLNEEDAKVAEASGADRLELVSAIHEGGLTPDFHVIEKVLRTVSIPVQIMIRLHSKSFSYQSDELQTMAEQVRTVVEMGGRGIVFGALSHEGKLDPHALKEIVQNAKGQSITFHRAIDLSDDPVALCKGIFHSGLNVDRILTSGGKSEVSKGLDTIGEMREIEQMGGPIIMPGSGLTVENIGQIHSKLKAREYHVGSGVRHNGCYDFGIDSKKVMEIKRVVMS, from the coding sequence ATGAGCAAACTGGAAGTCATAGTCTTGAATGAGGAGGATGCCAAAGTTGCAGAAGCATCCGGAGCAGACCGTCTTGAATTGGTGTCTGCCATACATGAGGGAGGATTAACTCCTGATTTTCATGTGATAGAAAAAGTATTAAGGACTGTGTCGATTCCTGTTCAGATTATGATCCGTTTACATAGTAAATCTTTCTCGTATCAGTCTGATGAATTGCAAACCATGGCTGAACAAGTTAGAACCGTAGTTGAAATGGGAGGCCGGGGTATCGTTTTTGGCGCATTATCACATGAAGGTAAGCTTGATCCCCACGCTTTAAAGGAGATCGTACAAAATGCGAAGGGTCAATCGATTACTTTTCACCGCGCTATCGACCTGTCTGATGATCCAGTAGCCTTATGCAAAGGAATATTCCATTCAGGCTTAAACGTCGATCGAATTCTCACATCAGGAGGAAAATCTGAAGTGAGTAAGGGACTGGATACGATTGGTGAAATGAGGGAAATAGAGCAAATGGGTGGTCCCATTATCATGCCGGGTTCGGGTTTAACTGTGGAAAATATAGGCCAAATACACAGCAAGCTAAAAGCAAGAGAATATCATGTAGGATCAGGTGTCCGTCATAATGGGTGCTATGACTTTGGGATAGACTCTAAAAAGGTAATGGAAATCAAACGTGTGGTTATGTCCTAA
- a CDS encoding gamma carbonic anhydrase family protein, translating into MLYPYYDKKPFIAHSAYIADHVTISGDVEIGEESSIWFNTVIRGDVAPTKIGNKVNIQDNSILHQSPNNPLILEDEVTVGHGVILHSCKIRKKALIGMGSIILDNAEIGEGAFIGAGSLVPQGKVIPPNTLAFGRPAKVVRELNEHDISEMKRISREYAEKGQYYKSIKPF; encoded by the coding sequence ATGCTCTATCCATATTATGATAAAAAACCATTCATCGCTCACTCGGCATACATTGCCGATCATGTGACCATCTCCGGGGATGTGGAGATCGGTGAAGAGTCCAGCATCTGGTTTAACACCGTCATCAGAGGGGACGTCGCTCCAACGAAAATCGGTAATAAAGTAAATATACAGGATAATTCCATTCTTCATCAGAGTCCAAATAACCCTCTTATTCTTGAAGATGAAGTAACAGTAGGACATGGAGTGATTCTACATAGTTGCAAAATCCGAAAAAAAGCTTTAATCGGCATGGGGTCGATCATTCTCGATAATGCTGAAATTGGTGAAGGAGCATTTATTGGGGCAGGAAGCCTTGTTCCGCAAGGGAAAGTCATTCCTCCCAACACACTGGCATTCGGTCGGCCAGCGAAAGTAGTGAGAGAGTTAAATGAACATGATATTAGCGAAATGAAGCGAATTTCGAGAGAATACGCAGAAAAAGGACAATATTATAAAAGCATCAAACCATTTTAA